In the Lates calcarifer isolate ASB-BC8 linkage group LG16_LG22, TLL_Latcal_v3, whole genome shotgun sequence genome, ATCCAAGATATCTGTTCTGCTGAGTAATGATAAAATCTGGCCTTAGCATTCAGACCAGTGCTAGCAGCCTAGCCTTGACCTTGCTTCTCATACACTGACCATTTGTTCAGTGTCCAGCTTAGAAATGCAGTGATTGGTAGATGGgtgtctgcagtgtttgtgcttAGCTCAGTGCTACAGATTCAGAAAGTATCTGGTTGCAGTAACAGCattgtacacatacacactgctcCCTGCTAAGATATCTTTTCTGTCAGTGCAGAGTCATAAAAGAGAAGCTGTGAGAGCTTTGAGTCTCTGCTGTTGTGGTTCAGCTCAGCAAGGGTCAGAGAGTGTGTGGATATTGTAAATCTGATATTAAAACAGTTGTAcacagagtgagtgagtcagACTGAGGCCTGCTGGATGCTGAGCACCATGTAGTCAGGTCTGTAGACCGTGTGAAAGCTGTCCTGTCTCTCCAGAACGGGTtactgaatgtgtgtatgagtcTGCACTCATAGGAGAATGTGATGTGACTGCATATCCAGTGAATACACTTATATACAGCACTACAGTGTCACAAATCGCATGGCCTCAGGCACCACTTATTAAATATTAGGACCATTCTGCAGAGGAACAGGGATCTGTTTTTGTGGTGCAGTAGagacagattttgtttgtgCGTAAAACTTTAATCAGAAAAGTTGTGTTTTGCCCTCCAGCGCTCTTTCTTGCTTGATTTCCAAAGTCTCATCCACACCCCCGTTCACTCTGTGTAAGAGGGAGGAGATCCGACAGCCCAGTCTCATGCCTTAAAAGGTGATCGCGGCTCACCAGAAAACATAACGAGCTCTGTAATTTGAAACATGTGCAGAGCATGTGAACACTCCTACTTTGCtgaacagaaggaaaaaaaatgagggTTTCCCCAAGCTCTGCTCCTCCACTCgtcctcttcccctcctcccctctctccttaGTCAGTGACACAAGTGGAGAATTCATACTGAACCACACTGTTGTTATTCAAGCTGCATTTGGCTGCCTGTTTTCTGTGTCTCCCACTGTGGCGTTTTCCTCCAAGTGGTGGTTTCTGTGTCTGGATGCTGATGTATTTAGTTGGAATATgagtagctgtgtgtgtgtgtgtgtgtttttatgcgTCAGCCCATTGTCGAATATTTCCGTGACTGGGAAGCTGCAGTTAGATCTGTCGATCTGCGCTTCTTGGGTGTGGCTCTTGTCTGGATATGGGAACATTTCTAGAAACTGGAGCAGAGGAAACCATTTTGTAAAGTGCTAATTGGTCAGTCTCACAAATAAACAGTGAGAGAAGATAGCGTGGATTAGGGTAGTGTCATGTTGCTGAGTGACACACACTGGCTGACAGAGCAGAAATATGAGAGCACTGTGTACATGTGGAGTAACCAGGTTGTTgtcctttctcttcctgtctgcaggtTTGGAGGGGCGGCCCCTCATGGCATGGCCAGAGACTGTTGTGTACCTCCGCTTCTCCAGAAGGTAAGTCCTCATAGTAGTTTAATTCTGACCATGACAGCTGTATCAGGGGTTTCCCTTTTTAAAGAAAACCCCAAATCTAGCCTCTGCTCCCATCCAAGACAAATGAGTTCTGCACCGCAGAGGAATTCTGCTCCCATCAGACAGCAGAGGCTCATTTGGAGTTAACAGCCAGTAGCCATTAATATGGAATCTGTCTTGGGGTAGCATCTGCTCGTCTGTGTGAGAGGCGGGAGAGATGGTGAGCGTGaacaggcagaggaagagagaggtaGGGGTACTGAGAGGTGAATGCAGCAGCATTGCAGGACAAGCTGCAAGCTTTAACAGCTGTAGCACTGTAGAAGGATCCTCACACCTTTAGCAGTGTGCctgtgaggagacagaggaggacaaagggAGCAGGTGCAGGAAGAGAACAGCTCAGATACTTGAGGCAAAGTTTTTAATTGTCACTGTAATAAATAACAATCTGGGTGCCAAATTAAGCATCCGCACCTCCGTGTCTTTGAACATAGTCAAGATACCCCTTGAAACTGAGCCCGGGCTTGTGCTGCCTGACTGTGCCAGCCGATGATCCTTCACTTCTTGGTGCGAGCCCAAGCAGAGATCTGCTGATTCACTGCAGTGGTCctgagcaggagggagagagattgtTGGGTGCAGCAGCAACAAGGCAGCTTGGATCACCCGCCTCTGTGGGCTCGCAAGCCCTCTGCATTGATTCATGGCTCTGTCATTAGGGGCAACTCAGAATGATAATGGTATAAGCTGTGCAGGATCATTATAACCAGTTTGGTCATGAGCTAGACTACAGAccattattattaaaacaaagtaCCACTGAGCAGAGCAGGGGCTCAGCAGTTTGGTTCAGAAATGACAGTCCTTGTGGTAGTGCTAAAAAAACAGCAAGTAGAGAAAAAAAGCTTCAAACACCAAATCATCATGAACTTCAAAATAGTCTTGGGAGTGCATTCTGTTAGTCCTTGAAGCAACAATTCATTCATCTCTCCTTTTTCACTGCCATGAAAAGCCAAAACCTTTTAAGGAACCTCAAGGTCTTTTTGATTCAGTCCCACCACACACGCATCATTTAGAGGTCTTTTGAGCCTTTGTGGGAATAAGAAATATCAATAGTTGGCATCAAGAATCAACATAATAGTTCTTTGAGGAGAAGGTTGGCAATATCATGTTGTATTGATTCTCAGGAACTGACAGTCTAACGAGGGCTTACTCTGGCAGGTACATGGAGGTGCACTAAATCACACAGGATTCAGAATTTACAAATAACTCTTGAATTAGTTGCTGTTTTAttgcagatactgtatgtggtgTTTACAGCAGTGAGATCTGAAAACATCAGTTGTAGATTTGACTTTAAATTGTCACCAAATTAAAAGGATTATTTCCAGTATCCTATTTTGTAAGCTGAGCCCAGAATGTTTCCTCAAGAGGAAAGAATTTATTATAGCTTAAGTATTGATTGCAGTGCTTGATGGTAAAACAAATGGAGACTGTTGCTGTTATGAAGGGTTTGGTTTAAGGTTGCACATTATTCCTGGGCCACTGCCTGGGCTGCTCTAGTTCTCTTAGTTTGGCAGGTTTGTTCTTGTGCTCCTCCGgcaggtggagctgctgttgtaCTGCCCCCTGCTGGGTCTCAAACCACACTCCTCTGTGTGGTCATTCAAAATATTGCTTCTTTtcaaaaaaacaagagaagtTAGCTTAAAATTAGGATATCACTGtcagaatgaaataaaatgttgtgtGGTGTTGTTCAAGTCAGAAGCATTAAAGTTtcaaacagacagatatttCAGTATGAGTGTGTAATTCATGATTTGGTGTATATTTAAAAGCTCATAATCCAGAAGATGCCAAGACTAACTAGTggtgagcaaaacaaacaataaactgCTCCTCATGCAGTCTTAGTCACTGCAATCAGAGGGAGTAGAGTACATGAAAGCTCATTTCCACAGTACATTTAAGACTGCAGGGtgtcatttcacattttctgcttttgtgatattttgtctGACTTGGGTTTTCCTGCCTGCAACCCTGACAGAGGTGACAGTGGTTTATCAGAACGGGCTGCCGGTGATCTCAGTCAGTTTGCCGTCCAGGCGAGAGCGCTGTCAGTTCACCCTCAAGCCTCTCAGTGACTGTGTGGGAGTTTTCTTGCAACAGCTCCAGGCAGAGGACAGAGGCATCGACCGGGTAGCCATCTACTCCATGGGTATGCATATAAACACAAGAGTACGCACACTCTCACTATATCCATTTAGCCCCAGAGGGTTATGCATGTGCATGTCCTTACATGCTTTCAAGTGTTCTTGTATTTTGAGGCTATTAAGTGTTCCTGCAGCTGTGGCTTTGTATCAGAATTTAATACCACTGCATGCACCATGAAATGATTTTTCAGCCCTCACTCTGCTCAGAGGGCTCATTATACAGGAACAACTGGTGCTTGAAATCTTACTCTTAGTGTGTAAGTGCATCTGCTTTTACCTCTCTCCATAATCAGACAGCAACAAGCCTGATTATCGAGAGAGTTGAAGGGTGTTTGAAGTGGCAGCCCATCAGTGCTCCATCTCTCTTACTGTCTCCCTTCCCATTCGTCTCTCCGTCCAGATGGAGCGAGGGTTGCCTCCTCCACAGGTATAGACATCCTGCTGCTGGATGATTTCAAGCTCGTCATTAATGACACCACGCACCTCGTGCGGCCACCGAGGAGAGGTGAGTACTGGCAGAGTAAAGCCAGAGCCTGTGCTGTTTGCTCTGACTCATTCCCTCACAGATAGGGCCACGACCAATAAGAGTTTTATTGCCAGAAAGTGGATTGTATTGAAgcctgtttatttgtttgcatttgtgtgtgtacctcaGAGCTGCTCCCCCATGAGGAGGCAGAAAGGCTGAACGACGTCAAATTTCTGGTGCAGCAGCTCTACACCACCCTGCGCATCGAGGAGCACCAACTTAGCAAAGAGCGTGAGCTGATTGGACGACTGGAGGACCTCAACTCTCAACTCCGCCCCCTAGAGAAGGTCTGTACACTGACGATACTGACTGTTGTTGGTCATACAAGTTGCTGACCTAGTCAACCAAAACTTTGACAAGCAATTGAACAGTAAAATATGTGACTTAATCATTTCCATATCTTTGTATGAAAGCCAAGGGGAGCTGTAGTTGCTTAGAATTTTGTAGGCCTGTTTATAATCCTCTTATCTGCagatcatttttattatatCATTAGTTGAAGATATCAGGCATTGATTCTATTTAGCCATTAAGAATTACTGGTTAAAGAAGGCCTGAGCCATCAGGGGTGTGGTTGGGACCTTGGAAAAACAATGAGTTTGTTATCCCTGTAATGAGATAATCGATTCATGATCACACCAAAACAACTAATCTCACGATAATCAAGTCTTAATCTGGAAACAAGGGTCCAAAAGACTTATCACAGCTGTTGtggatttgtatattttttgtgCTGAAAATCCATAATATAATTGCCCTTCTTCCTCACTAGATTCTTAATACAAATTTGTCTCGCCTGTTTTTTGGCTGGCTGTCTGCTTCCTTCCTGATTCTGCATAGATGAAGGAGGAGTTGAGTAAGAAGGCAGAGCGGCGTACCACCTGGGTGCTGTGGGGAGGCATGGCGTACATGGCCACCCAGTTCGGCATCCTGGCCCGACTCACCTGGTGGGAATACTCCTGGGATATCATGGAGCCTGTCACCTACTTCATCACTTATGGCACAGCCATGGCCATGTACGCCTACTTTGTGCTTACACGCCAGGTAGGACACaatgaaacagtaaaatcaAATACATGCAGACCAAAGAATTAGACAacagtgtttttggtgtttttttgtgtctgatattttgacacattactgatTCTTTGAGCAACATAATGCAAGAGCTCTTTGAGCAACCAGAGAAGGAAGCATTACAACAGTTAAATCTAATGGTTAACCTCTCTTTGCAACACTCTGCACTAAATAGTAATATTTTTAGCTGTTAAACAGGCTGATCTGGTGATAACATTGCCCTTTGAAAGTGAATTCAGCATCCATAAATTACCATTTGATGTTTGATATGTCTCCAGTGTGATTTGGCTCAAGGACTCAGCTATCTGATCAACTTGTTCCTCTGACAAagtgctctgtctgtgtctctcaaTAACCTGCAGGAGTATGTTTACCCCGACGCTAGAGACAGACAGTATCTGCTGTTCTTCCACAAGGGGGTGAAAAGGACACGCTTCGACATTGAGAAGTACAACAAGCTGAAGGATGATATCGCTGAGGTACAGTTGCTCGGTGAAAGCTGGATGTTTTGTGATTGTAAAATGAGTGTTGAAGTCACACTAGGGATTCACACGTTTTAGAGTTCAGTGCTTGAATTTGTAACGGCTGCTGGTAGACCTACTTTCATACCATTCCCCACACATTTTCGTCTCATATTTTTGctctccacccccccacactccctctctctgtccccgTCCACCCTCTCCAGGTGGAGTTGGATCTAAAGCGTCTTCGGGATCcgctccagctccagctcccaGTTCAGCAGCTCACCGCCAGTAAAAATTGATGGAAGGAgtgactccctcctctctctctctctgtctctctctctctctctctctccctctccccttctctatctctctctctctctctctcggctcCTACAagcccctctccctctttcctcctgccATCCAACACCCTTCCCCCTCCCCTTTGACCCCCTCTTCCCATCCCTCCCACACCCAATAATCCCATCCCTTTCTTGACTGTGGGAGttagttttttcttgttttttctctctctttttctttctttctttctttcttttttcttttcttttctttttttctttttactttccTGACTGAAAACTCCAGTTGGAATTGTAAGTGAAAACCGCTAAAAGACAAAGAAGGATGGTGAGAATACGGACATAACTGAAAAACTCGCACAGCCGAAGGTTAGTGAGGATGATGAAAAGGACAACGACGATGATGaaggtgaagatgaagatgatggaaTAAAACTAGGCACTATGGATATGCCCCAAGTCTCCAGAGGGACAGCCTGCAGGGAACTCCAGGGGGAAAGCGGAGGAATTATCACACCTCTAGACGCTCCAGGACAGAGGACATGCAGAAGGGCATTgttgagtgtgcatgtgtttgtgtgtgtgtgtgcgtgtgtgggacTTTCAGGGTGCACTGGGACACCGACCCTGGTCACACTGCGGGTCAACACAACAGTCCCGCTTCCTTGAGCAGTCaaactgtcaacacacacacctactctTGGCTGGGGCAGGCTCCAGGGAGACTCTCTATCCCACATGTTAAAAGTTTACAAGGAAGTCCTGACTGCAGTTGCACCATCAGGAAGACCTTCGTCTTCCTGTAGCTGAACTctgctgcctctccctcccCGGGCCATGCCTCCTCCAGGTGACGGACAGCTGTCCTTCCCAGTGTGACCTTTGTCAGGAGCTTGTCTCGACTCGCAGGATGTAGGCATGACGACGCCTcgtttcctcttcctgttgaCGTCCTGTAGCGGCCCGGTCTGCGCAAGTATGACAGTACTACCGACAacaacatcactgtgtgttcttttattccaaaaaaatattttggcactttttattttgaaagccaTAGTATATTTGTTAtgaaaagaatataaatatatatatgtatacaatCAAATAAACAGATGACCAGAGGCTAGTTCTCTCAGTGGGGGGAGGAGCTCTCTTACAAACATCATTTCATGAGAGACTCATTTACATCTTCTGAAGATCTCCTGCCATGAAAGACCCCTGCAAATGCACACCCTCAACGTCACATacgcacacagacaaagagcaTTATACCATATGCTATTTCATATCTTTTcatgagaaacacacacagtatatttcACAGTAACTTTCTAGGATGGACACAAGGCTCCTGTGCATGGTCACCAAAGGGGGAAACAGTGTTGAGACCAAATCAGGGTGAAAACGTCTTAGGTTCACTGTTTTTAAGCAATGCCGTGTTTGATCATCCCATGACTACAAAGATAGGTGCTTAATGTTCAACGCAATGAAGGGGGTAAAATGTTTAGAGACCATTGCCGCAGACAAACCTTCAGGTATGTTATAGTTTCATGTAGCTGATGAACTGAATGGCTTCCAAAAAAGTAAAGCTGCAGTTTATAGGAGGAGCAGAATATGAGTAAATTGCCTGCAGTTCAATATCCCCTTTCCTCTGTATCATATATTTTTCCTTCTCCAATTGAACATATTTGAAGCTTATCGACAAAATAAGGCGACACCCCCTCAAAAAAGCATCATGGCATTGACTCATAGAGGCTTTTTTCATCCTGAAGTAAAGCCAGAGTTTTCTCCTCCCACTGTTGCTGTAATGCCCCCCTGCTCCCTTGATGGCAAGGCAGGGTAGACTGCATGCTGTGGTATGCCCTAAGTAGAAATTTGTGAATGTGTAGGAGCATTATTGCAATTTTGTACTTAATTGGACACTTTTCTTTGCCACATCTAGCTGAAGTCTCATCCCCCCGATCAGTTAAATCAAAGGTTATAGAAGCCATATATTTATGTTGTCCATTTTGTTTTGGATGGTCACTGAATAAACCTGTCAGCTTCACTTAGTTTTCTGTTCAGGGTGAGGATTGGTGGCCCTCTCTCCGGTACCGTTTAtgtctcaaaaaaaaagaaaaaaccaaGGTCTCAAAGCCAGTTGTTTTTACTCTGAACTGCTGTAGATCACctctgcagagaggaagcacaatAACACAACGTCCCTGCACACAGACTCTAGTTCAAGATCATTTCTTGCTTGTGTGTGAACAGTCACCTGAATCCTACTGAAGAGATCCTTGTGTTTAactgcagatttttaaaattaaaaatgcatgatttTAGGTCAAATCAAGAGTTAGCCATGCAGATCTCAAAGCAGGATTTGGTCttatctgttactgtgtgttggtgtgtgcgtTATATCCAAGGGAAACGGTGCCTTTTGGATGATTAATGATTTAAACAGCGTAGACAACATAAGCAATTTGGTAAACGGCAATGATAGGACCATTGAGACAGTTAATCTCTTATTTGAAATGACACCTTCATTTAAAAGAGGGTTAAATTTGAATGTTTGGAAGTGGAAATCAATcttaccgtgtgtgtgtgtgtgtgtgtgtgtgtgtgtgtgtgtgtgtgtgtgtgtgtgcgtgcgtgcgtgtgtgcgtgcgtgcgtgcgtgtgtgtgtgtgtgttgacaagTGTGAAGGCACTGGGGGCAAAGATCAGATCACCATATTGCGCCTAATCCCTGTCTGTCAATAGTGGTAAAAATCGATTCCGCCCTCATCCCACTTCACAGTCGTCATTAGCTTTAAACTCATTTTTCCCTTACTTGTGCACACACTAacataaacacacgcacacatatacaaagTGACGATGGCGTTTCCTTGGAGATGTACTGTGGGAGGTGAGAGAGTTGAGGCCTGTCTGCAGTCCAATCCTcccctctgctgtttctacacAACACTTCTCTCCATCATCACCACCTCCTTTTTATCATGCCATCCACTGTTTAttgcctttgtttttctcttgcttttattttttaaaaacaaaatatatcaaatatagGGAAACTTTATTATAAAGAGGGTGTTGCATGAATGTATGTTTACATGggaaattatgtaaaaataaaaaagatgatttatcaaaaagaaaaaaaaaaaacaacctgcgAAGATAATTTAAGAACGTTGTTTGTAGAGATTCCTAGTTATAAAGGGCAGTGGGCACGGCTGCGTGTTTAGAACCTGCCCTGCCAAATCTGACTTAATCCCAGCCAACCAACTGCTCGAACCCCATCAAACCCCAGTCCCATCTCCACCTTATTTACTCCCATAAACGCACCCTGAGCGTGCATTTATACTCCCcaataaatggaaaaacaccCTCCATCCTGGGTGCACCTATAAAGGAGGCTTTATGACCTCTTGACCTCAGTAACTATCGTCCTGGATCCTGAGTCCAACGGAAAAGTGTCAGGCGCACTCTGTTATATTATCGGGGATCTCCTCCCATTCTCATCCCCCTCTCCCCCATCATTTTCATCCACCCTCACCCTTTTTTCTCCAaaatcatattattattattctatgttttgaatgtgtgttaTGTTTTGAATATCTTGTTTGTGTGCACTTACAATAAGATATGTTTAAAATGCCTAAAGAGTGAAGCAGATTATAGGATTGAAATGATCTTGTACTCCATTCTGACCTCTGagtttactttgtttttcttgtctttttttttttcctgttgacATATGATGCTGTAATGttggcaaaaaagaaaatgtaaaatcctgTACCATTTATGAAATATGTATAAAAGAGAAATGTAATTCAATTATCAATAAAATCCTTATCCAGTTTTTGGAGCCAGTGGTCGAGTGTAGTTTTATGTTGTTGAAGTGAAGGCTTGGTGACACCAAGACACATTACACACTTTTCAAGGTCTTGACCACCTCCTCTGGCTCTCCTTGGCCTCCTGCTCCCACTGCACAGGACATCCTATGAGATAGACCTGTGGGGGTAAATTGTTTGTGTACAATAGGTACATGAAGCAACACAATTACAATGTTATGTTGAAACAGCATACAAGtctgaaaatttaaataagaaaGGCTATGGTCTTTTCCTTTAAATCTTGTTTCAGTCATTAGTAGTATTTGGCCATAAACAAAAATACTGGACAAACTGTGTGACAAATGTTGACCTAATGATGGTTCTTGATGGAATCAACAAGTGATTGCAATTCATCCTGAAGGCAACATAAACGTCAGCAAATTTAGTAACGCCGCAAAGTGGTCGGCCAACGTGCCAcgctgcaaaagaaaaacaaaccgGTCAGTATCTTTTAACCTGATACTGCACATTTCTAAGCACAATTACAAAGCACAATTACTAAACCTAACTAAAACCAACCTAAAGACTGGAAATAACACTGGAAAGTTAACTCAAAAATCCAAACTCCTATGTTAAGCTAAAATTTAGAGGAAAATTGAAGaattgaaatgagaaaaaaaaactataccATATGACTTTCCTATACACAGTATGGTTATACATTAGTGTAATAGCACTGATGATCTGCTATACCATAGAGACTTGCAGCCAGGAGGCCTAACAGTGTCTTATTTCCAGGAGTAATCAGAAAAGAAGAATGGCATGTTCCACCTCATTTCTTCTAACAGCCTTGTGGATAAATGCTCCCATTGATTTAGTTACATGTAAGAAGGAAAAACTGCAAGCATCAGGTTAGTTTGAGCAGCTTCTAAATGAAGCTGTGGACATTTTCTGGCCTGTACTCGTGGTCAAGTAATGAGCTAGATAAGAACATATTCACCCTGCTAGCATAGTGAATCCTCGTTG is a window encoding:
- the mcu gene encoding calcium uniporter protein, mitochondrial isoform X2; amino-acid sequence: MAAKVCRSVLLLSRSSGAVAGSLPALVVSSQRHHQHIRPDVLSAPFTRQTVRRAHGLRSAAHSTLFTQPPTALSPQVWRGGPSWHGQRLLCTSASPEEVTVVYQNGLPVISVSLPSRRERCQFTLKPLSDCVGVFLQQLQAEDRGIDRVAIYSMDGARVASSTGIDILLLDDFKLVINDTTHLVRPPRRELLPHEEAERLNDVKFLVQQLYTTLRIEEHQLSKERELIGRLEDLNSQLRPLEKMKEELSKKAERRTTWVLWGGMAYMATQFGILARLTWWEYSWDIMEPVTYFITYGTAMAMYAYFVLTRQEYVYPDARDRQYLLFFHKGVKRTRFDIEKYNKLKDDIAEVELDLKRLRDPLQLQLPVQQLTASKN
- the mcu gene encoding calcium uniporter protein, mitochondrial isoform X1 translates to MAAKVCRSVLLLSRSSGAVAGSLPALVVSSQRHHQHIRPQDVLSAPFTRQTVRRAHGLRSAAHSTLFTQPPTALSPQVWRGGPSWHGQRLLCTSASPEEVTVVYQNGLPVISVSLPSRRERCQFTLKPLSDCVGVFLQQLQAEDRGIDRVAIYSMDGARVASSTGIDILLLDDFKLVINDTTHLVRPPRRELLPHEEAERLNDVKFLVQQLYTTLRIEEHQLSKERELIGRLEDLNSQLRPLEKMKEELSKKAERRTTWVLWGGMAYMATQFGILARLTWWEYSWDIMEPVTYFITYGTAMAMYAYFVLTRQEYVYPDARDRQYLLFFHKGVKRTRFDIEKYNKLKDDIAEVELDLKRLRDPLQLQLPVQQLTASKN